CGCAGTGGACGTAATTAAGATATCAGTCGCTTTCCGGTAACGTCAAAAGAAAAGTATGATTTGCAGACCGCGCAAGTATATTGACCATATTTTTTAACAATCTTTGGGGTGCTGCAAGAGGGGCAAAGAACTGTTAACTTGTTACCCATTGATTTACGAATTCTTTCTTCATGACGATCAAGATAGCCTAATTTCGAGAATACGAAACCCAAAAGCAGACCCCCGAGAAATCCGACAAAATGTGCGCCGAAAGCCATGCCTAAAGAAAAATGCAATCCTACGATCGACAATGCTACTTGGTAAATTAACCAAAATAATATTGCGACAGAGGCTCGAATATTTTCAATAGAATGCCATCTTATTGCTACGGAAGCTTTTACATTAGGAAAGAGAATAAAATACATACCTAAAATTCCAGAAACAGCACCTGAGGCCCCTACAACAGGTCGATATGAATCTAAATGTGTAAGCACGTAAAAGAAGTTTCCCAATAATCCAAGAATGATAAATGCTATTACATACATAATATGGCCTAGGACATCTTCAACGTTGTCGCCGAATATATAAAGATAAATCACATTACTTAAATAATGAACGATGCCTGTGTGGGCAAATATACTAGTCAAGATACTTA
The Leptospira neocaledonica DNA segment above includes these coding regions:
- a CDS encoding rhomboid family intramembrane serine protease, with product MLIFEKANHKHRFPFATWGLILLMGGLLLFVDPNSLELIPANKLGLSILTSIFAHTGIVHYLSNVIYLYIFGDNVEDVLGHIMYVIAFIILGLLGNFFYVLTHLDSYRPVVGASGAVSGILGMYFILFPNVKASVAIRWHSIENIRASVAILFWLIYQVALSIVGLHFSLGMAFGAHFVGFLGGLLLGFVFSKLGYLDRHEERIRKSMGNKLTVLCPSCSTPKIVKKYGQYTCAVCKSYFSFDVTGKRLIS